Proteins from one Candidatus Lernaella stagnicola genomic window:
- the pncA gene encoding bifunctional nicotinamidase/pyrazinamidase, translated as MRTHDHVLVVVDVQNDFCPGGALAVPEGDRVVPVVNRLLDRFELVVFTQDWHPANHRSFASTHPGREPYDVVPMAYGEQVLWPDHCVQGRQGAAFHPELRLDCANLIIRKGTTPEIDSYSTFFENDKRTSTGLAGYLRDRGVRHVLLAGLATDFCVLWSSLDARRLGFEVTVIEDACRGIDLNGSLENAWRDMDEAGVNRVTSSHL; from the coding sequence ATGCGAACCCACGATCACGTGCTTGTTGTTGTCGATGTGCAGAACGATTTTTGCCCGGGCGGCGCTTTGGCCGTTCCTGAGGGCGACCGGGTCGTGCCGGTGGTCAATCGCTTGCTCGATCGATTCGAGTTGGTCGTTTTCACACAAGATTGGCATCCGGCGAATCACCGTTCCTTCGCCTCGACCCACCCGGGTCGCGAACCCTACGACGTTGTCCCGATGGCCTACGGCGAGCAGGTGTTATGGCCGGACCACTGCGTGCAGGGCCGCCAAGGCGCCGCTTTCCACCCGGAATTGCGCCTCGACTGCGCCAACTTGATCATCCGCAAGGGCACAACGCCGGAGATCGACTCCTATTCAACGTTTTTCGAAAATGACAAGCGGACGTCCACCGGCCTGGCGGGCTATCTGCGTGACCGCGGCGTTCGACACGTACTGCTCGCCGGGCTTGCCACCGATTTTTGCGTGTTGTGGTCGTCGCTCGATGCCCGACGGCTCGGCTTTGAGGTCACCGTGATCGAGGACGCGTGTCGCGGGATCGATTTGAACGGCTCGCTGGAAAACGCGTGGCGAGATATGGACGAGGCGGGCGTCAACCGCGTCACGTCGTCGCATTTGTAA
- a CDS encoding hydrogenase maturation nickel metallochaperone HypA, producing the protein MHEGATTQSIIDSTLASLEEHDLAGKVIAVCVTIGVTQGMVPEAMQMFFEMQTYDTPLEGARLEVTLQGIVGQCESCAKEFELDEAYMICPECQGPLLMIKGKELLLTSIEVET; encoded by the coding sequence ATGCACGAAGGGGCGACCACGCAGTCCATTATCGACTCGACGCTCGCCTCGTTAGAGGAACACGATCTCGCGGGCAAAGTGATTGCCGTGTGCGTAACCATCGGCGTCACGCAAGGCATGGTGCCCGAGGCGATGCAGATGTTTTTCGAAATGCAAACCTACGACACGCCCTTGGAAGGCGCGCGTTTGGAGGTCACGCTGCAGGGGATTGTCGGGCAGTGTGAATCGTGCGCCAAAGAGTTTGAACTCGACGAGGCCTACATGATTTGTCCGGAGTGTCAGGGGCCGTTATTGATGATCAAAGGCAAGGAACTGTTGCTCACATCGATCGAGGTGGAGACATGA
- a CDS encoding 2Fe-2S iron-sulfur cluster-binding protein → MSGTFTITIDGVEITAKAGQTILEAAEAAGVYIPRLCYHPDLKVHGSCRVCSVKVNGKAMAACTQPAAPGMIVENDTEEVLNIRRAIIDMLFVEGNHFCMFCEKSGNCELQALAYRFGITAPQFPFMFPQRELDATHPDIFIDRNRCILCGRCVRASQELDGKNVFEFIGRGHHKKVAVNAEADLVKTDAAGTDKAIDVCPVGALLHKRVGYTVPVGQRLYDAKPIGNDVEVKRQSADADS, encoded by the coding sequence ATGAGCGGAACCTTTACGATTACCATTGACGGCGTCGAGATCACGGCGAAAGCCGGACAGACGATCTTGGAAGCCGCCGAGGCGGCCGGCGTATATATCCCCCGCCTTTGTTACCACCCGGATTTGAAGGTACACGGCAGTTGCCGGGTTTGTTCGGTGAAGGTGAACGGCAAGGCCATGGCCGCGTGCACCCAGCCTGCGGCCCCGGGCATGATTGTCGAAAACGATACCGAGGAAGTGCTGAACATCCGCCGCGCGATCATCGATATGCTGTTCGTGGAAGGCAATCACTTCTGCATGTTCTGCGAGAAAAGCGGTAACTGCGAATTGCAGGCGTTGGCCTATCGCTTTGGCATCACCGCGCCGCAGTTCCCCTTCATGTTTCCGCAACGCGAATTGGACGCCACGCACCCGGATATCTTCATCGATCGCAATCGTTGCATCCTGTGCGGTCGCTGCGTCCGCGCGTCGCAAGAACTGGACGGTAAGAACGTGTTCGAGTTCATCGGCCGCGGGCACCATAAAAAGGTGGCCGTCAACGCCGAAGCGGATCTGGTTAAGACTGACGCCGCCGGCACCGACAAGGCCATCGACGTATGTCCGGTCGGCGCCTTGTTGCACAAGCGCGTCGGTTACACGGTCCCCGTGGGGCAGCGCCTTTATGACGCCAAGCCGATCGGGAACGACGTAGAAGTAAAACGCCAGTCGGCCGATGCCGACAGTTGA
- a CDS encoding HypC/HybG/HupF family hydrogenase formation chaperone — MCLAKPMKIISIDEASHTGSVDAGGTNLNVGLDLVPEVKIGDYVLVHAGVAIDVLLEQDARDILAAYDEFVHTGDALSPEDPRLDER, encoded by the coding sequence ATGTGCCTCGCCAAGCCTATGAAAATAATCAGCATCGATGAGGCTTCCCATACCGGCAGCGTGGACGCCGGCGGCACGAATCTCAACGTCGGGCTCGATCTGGTCCCGGAAGTGAAAATCGGCGATTACGTCCTCGTTCACGCCGGTGTGGCCATTGACGTGTTGCTCGAGCAGGACGCCCGCGACATTCTGGCCGCTTACGATGAATTCGTGCATACCGGCGATGCGCTGTCCCCCGAGGATCCGCGACTCGATGAGCGCTAA
- a CDS encoding NAD(P)H-dependent oxidoreductase subunit E, which produces MNESLAATIQRVCGEVGNDRTRLMDVVRLVQAEHDYLSSEAIDLIAKELNMPRVEVSSLISFYSFYYGEPRGEIVIRLCNDIVDRYQGADKVADAFREELGIDFGETTPDGKISLEWTPCIGMSDQAPAAMINDVIITYLNSDKAREIVQGLRDDGDPHKLIKRLGDGNNAHELVKAMVHNNIRRKGEVIFAPFEMGRALHKALSMSPVEVIKEIKNARLRGRGGAGFPTGLKWEFTRGAEGDQKYILCNADEGEPGTFKDRVLLTERAEMLFEGMIIAGYACGATQGVVYLRAEYAYLYDFLNDMLDNARANNYLGENVMGKQGFTFDLRIQLGAGAYVCGEETALISSCEGTRGDPKNRPPFPAQKGYLGHPTVVNNVETLCCVSRIMERGAAFFNEIGTHGTTGTKLMSVSGDCSGPGVYELPFGITVRELLETVGAEDVNAVQIGGPSGQLIGEGDFDRCLCFDDLATGGSIMVFSAERDVLEIAESFMDFFIHESCGYCTPCRVGNRLLRQKLHEIRTGKGKKSDVDYLQNLGDTIIKASRCGLGQTSPNPVLTTLNNFRSAFDALLQEETGFQPTFSLDEALKLAESVQGRKSVHHDG; this is translated from the coding sequence ATGAACGAGAGTTTGGCAGCAACTATCCAGAGAGTCTGTGGTGAGGTCGGGAACGATCGCACCCGCTTGATGGACGTAGTCCGTTTGGTCCAGGCCGAACACGACTACCTTTCGAGCGAGGCAATCGACCTGATCGCGAAAGAGTTGAACATGCCCCGGGTCGAGGTGTCGAGTCTGATTTCATTTTACTCCTTCTACTACGGTGAACCGAGGGGGGAAATCGTCATCCGACTGTGTAACGACATTGTGGACCGCTACCAAGGGGCCGACAAAGTCGCCGACGCTTTTCGCGAGGAATTGGGCATCGATTTCGGCGAAACAACGCCGGACGGCAAGATTTCGCTGGAGTGGACGCCGTGCATCGGCATGAGCGACCAGGCACCGGCCGCGATGATCAACGATGTGATCATCACATACTTGAACAGCGACAAAGCTCGCGAAATCGTCCAAGGCCTGCGCGACGACGGCGATCCGCACAAGCTGATCAAGCGCTTGGGCGACGGTAACAATGCGCACGAATTGGTTAAAGCCATGGTGCACAACAACATCCGTCGCAAAGGCGAGGTGATCTTCGCTCCCTTCGAAATGGGCAGGGCTTTGCACAAGGCGCTGTCGATGAGCCCGGTCGAGGTCATCAAGGAAATCAAGAACGCGCGCTTACGCGGCCGCGGCGGCGCCGGTTTCCCGACCGGCTTGAAGTGGGAATTTACCCGCGGCGCCGAGGGCGACCAGAAGTACATCCTCTGCAACGCCGATGAGGGTGAGCCCGGCACGTTCAAAGACCGCGTGCTGCTTACCGAGCGCGCCGAAATGCTTTTTGAAGGCATGATCATCGCCGGGTACGCCTGCGGCGCAACGCAGGGTGTTGTCTACTTGCGGGCCGAATACGCCTACTTGTACGACTTCCTGAATGACATGCTGGATAACGCCCGAGCCAACAACTACTTGGGCGAAAACGTGATGGGCAAGCAGGGCTTCACTTTTGACCTGCGGATCCAACTCGGGGCCGGCGCGTATGTCTGCGGTGAAGAGACGGCGCTGATCAGTTCCTGCGAAGGCACGCGCGGCGATCCCAAGAATCGGCCGCCGTTCCCGGCGCAGAAGGGCTACCTCGGACATCCGACAGTCGTGAACAACGTGGAAACCTTGTGCTGTGTTTCGCGGATCATGGAGCGCGGCGCCGCGTTCTTCAACGAAATCGGCACGCACGGCACGACGGGCACGAAGTTGATGTCGGTCTCCGGCGATTGCTCGGGTCCCGGCGTGTACGAATTACCTTTCGGCATCACGGTTCGCGAGTTGCTCGAAACCGTCGGCGCCGAGGACGTCAACGCCGTGCAAATCGGCGGCCCGTCCGGCCAACTGATCGGCGAGGGCGACTTCGACCGCTGTCTTTGCTTCGACGACTTGGCCACCGGCGGTTCGATCATGGTGTTCAGTGCGGAGCGTGACGTGCTGGAGATCGCCGAATCCTTCATGGACTTCTTCATTCACGAAAGCTGCGGTTACTGTACGCCCTGTCGCGTCGGCAACCGTTTGTTGAGGCAGAAGCTGCATGAGATTCGCACCGGCAAGGGCAAGAAGTCGGACGTCGACTACCTGCAGAACCTTGGCGATACGATCATCAAAGCCAGCCGTTGCGGTTTGGGGCAAACGTCGCCGAACCCCGTGCTCACCACCCTTAATAACTTCCGTTCGGCCTTTGATGCCTTGCTCCAGGAAGAGACCGGTTTCCAACCGACTTTCAGCCTGGACGAAGCGTTGAAATTGGCCGAAAGCGTTCAGGGCCGTAAATCGGTCCACCACGACGGCTAG
- the hypB gene encoding hydrogenase nickel incorporation protein HypB, which yields MTTSIPVGKDPRNRNQLIAAGIRDDLAKRGIYCINLISSPGSGKTTLLECALPTLGENLRLAVIEADAATTNDADRLEHIGVRVEPLVTGITSCHIAQPSAKSAFDKLDLDALEFIVIENVGNLVCPAEEDLGEDDKIAMLSVAEGEDKPLKYPLLFQEATLALVNKIDAADALGADVDLMERNIRAVNPHVEVIRISARTGQGVDEFVKWILARCAAKRPSKNLAE from the coding sequence ATGACGACCAGCATTCCCGTGGGAAAGGATCCGCGAAATAGAAATCAACTCATCGCGGCGGGCATTCGTGACGATTTGGCGAAGCGTGGGATTTACTGCATCAATTTGATCAGTTCGCCCGGCTCCGGCAAAACCACGCTGCTGGAGTGCGCGTTGCCGACGCTCGGCGAAAACCTGCGTCTGGCGGTGATCGAAGCCGATGCGGCGACCACGAACGACGCCGACCGTCTCGAGCATATCGGCGTGCGTGTGGAACCGTTAGTGACAGGCATCACCAGTTGCCATATCGCGCAGCCGTCGGCGAAGTCGGCGTTCGATAAGCTCGATTTGGACGCGCTGGAGTTCATCGTAATTGAAAACGTCGGCAACTTGGTGTGTCCCGCCGAGGAAGACCTGGGCGAGGACGACAAGATCGCGATGCTGTCGGTGGCCGAGGGTGAGGACAAGCCGCTCAAGTACCCGTTGCTGTTTCAGGAAGCGACGCTGGCGTTGGTGAATAAGATCGACGCCGCCGACGCCTTGGGAGCCGACGTCGACCTCATGGAGCGCAACATCCGCGCGGTCAATCCGCACGTGGAAGTGATACGCATCTCCGCCCGCACGGGCCAGGGCGTGGACGAGTTCGTCAAATGGATACTCGCCCGTTGCGCCGCGAAACGGCCTTCCAAAAACCTCGCCGAATGA
- the hypD gene encoding hydrogenase formation protein HypD has product MSANPYRDKQTIRDLTEALRGEAAGLPPMSIMHVCGTHEHEIRRHALRQLLPEHVRLVAGPGCPVCITPASAIATAIELARLPERPIVCAYGDIVRTPIRTGSLFDARGEGADVRVVYDLREPVRLARENPSRRVIFFSIGFETTAAPVAVLLRGELPANFFIYTCHRWVPAAVEALAQNDDGVIAGYLLPGHAAVITGQVAYQFLPEKYSRAAAVAGFEPAEILAAMLSIVRQVKSGRLTVANCYARAVRREGNQRAQEVLFEVFKIGTAAWRGIGELPGTGLHLREAYERYDALGATGVAEATDVEDVMPGCQCHLIMVGRRMPEDCALFGGECAPDHPKGPCMVGGEGTCRAHYLYPEEPDD; this is encoded by the coding sequence ATGAGCGCTAATCCCTATCGCGACAAGCAGACGATCCGCGACTTGACCGAAGCGTTACGCGGGGAGGCGGCCGGGCTGCCCCCAATGTCGATCATGCATGTTTGCGGTACCCACGAGCACGAAATCCGTCGGCACGCGCTGCGCCAATTGCTGCCGGAACACGTGCGCTTGGTGGCCGGCCCCGGGTGCCCCGTGTGCATCACCCCGGCGTCCGCGATTGCCACGGCGATCGAACTGGCCCGCCTGCCGGAACGCCCTATCGTGTGCGCCTACGGAGATATCGTCCGCACGCCGATTCGCACGGGGTCGCTGTTTGATGCGAGGGGCGAGGGCGCGGATGTGCGCGTGGTTTACGACTTGCGCGAACCGGTGAGGCTGGCCCGCGAAAACCCCAGCCGGCGCGTAATTTTTTTCAGCATTGGTTTCGAGACCACCGCCGCGCCCGTGGCAGTGTTGCTGCGGGGCGAATTGCCCGCGAATTTCTTCATCTATACGTGCCATCGTTGGGTGCCCGCCGCAGTGGAAGCGTTGGCGCAAAACGACGACGGCGTGATTGCCGGCTACTTGCTGCCGGGCCACGCGGCGGTCATCACAGGCCAGGTCGCCTATCAATTTTTGCCCGAGAAATATTCCCGCGCCGCCGCCGTCGCCGGTTTCGAGCCGGCGGAAATTCTCGCAGCCATGTTGTCGATTGTGCGGCAGGTCAAAAGCGGTCGCTTGACCGTCGCCAATTGCTACGCCCGCGCGGTGCGACGGGAAGGAAACCAGCGGGCGCAGGAAGTGCTCTTTGAAGTTTTCAAAATCGGAACGGCCGCGTGGCGCGGTATCGGCGAATTGCCCGGCACCGGTTTGCACTTGCGCGAGGCCTACGAACGGTACGACGCCCTGGGGGCCACCGGCGTTGCCGAAGCGACAGACGTCGAGGACGTGATGCCCGGCTGCCAATGCCATTTGATCATGGTCGGCCGACGCATGCCGGAAGACTGCGCGCTGTTCGGCGGCGAGTGCGCGCCGGACCACCCGAAGGGGCCGTGTATGGTCGGCGGCGAGGGGACGTGCCGCGCTCATTACTTGTATCCGGAGGAACCTGATGACTGA
- a CDS encoding hydrogenase maturation protease, translating into MTGAAKKILLIGYGNPVREDDGLGPALAADIEKRALPGVTVESNYQLSVEDAEALTHADAVIFADAAVEGPEPYCFRRIQPKEDLSFSTHSVTPDSLLGLARSLFDSQTPGYMLGIRGYSFAMFTEQMTDQAAANLRAAIEFLVPVLVSGQLDAQVGEETDGNTKHG; encoded by the coding sequence GTGACCGGCGCAGCCAAGAAGATTTTGCTGATAGGCTACGGGAACCCGGTCCGTGAGGACGACGGGCTGGGTCCCGCTTTAGCGGCGGATATCGAGAAGCGCGCACTGCCGGGCGTCACCGTGGAGTCGAACTACCAGCTTAGCGTCGAAGACGCCGAGGCGTTGACGCACGCGGACGCGGTGATTTTCGCCGACGCGGCGGTGGAAGGGCCGGAGCCGTATTGCTTTCGGCGCATACAACCGAAAGAAGACCTCAGCTTTTCCACGCATAGCGTCACGCCCGACAGTTTGCTCGGCTTGGCCCGTTCGCTCTTTGACTCGCAAACGCCGGGATACATGCTGGGTATTCGCGGCTATTCGTTTGCGATGTTCACCGAGCAAATGACCGACCAGGCTGCGGCGAATCTGCGGGCGGCAATCGAGTTTTTAGTTCCCGTTCTGGTTAGCGGACAACTGGACGCCCAGGTCGGAGAGGAAACAGACGGCAACACCAAACATGGGTGA
- a CDS encoding response regulator, whose protein sequence is MKDGKYVILCIDDDPDVLMVLRTVIENAGYVVAEAQSAEEGLKVFKSEAPDFVIVDLMMEEVDAGKNFVKELKVMHSEVPIYMLSSVGDSLAQNVAYTDLGLTGIFQKPVDPNTLLATLKSKLK, encoded by the coding sequence ATGAAAGACGGTAAATACGTGATCCTGTGCATTGACGACGATCCCGATGTGCTTATGGTTTTGCGCACGGTGATTGAAAACGCCGGGTATGTTGTGGCCGAGGCGCAGAGTGCCGAAGAAGGCCTGAAAGTGTTTAAATCCGAAGCGCCCGATTTCGTCATCGTCGACTTGATGATGGAAGAAGTCGACGCCGGCAAGAACTTCGTCAAGGAATTGAAAGTCATGCATTCGGAAGTGCCGATCTACATGCTCAGCTCGGTCGGCGATTCGCTGGCGCAAAACGTCGCTTATACCGATTTGGGACTTACGGGGATCTTCCAGAAACCTGTCGACCCCAATACGCTGTTGGCGACTCTCAAGTCGAAACTGAAGTAG
- a CDS encoding O-methyltransferase, whose protein sequence is MLPIVHPKLEQYLESVSAPRDAVLTEMEAIAAERDFPIIGPDVGRFLFAVTRFAGAKRVLELGSGYGYSAYWFALAMPAGGVVECIDTEPENRAHAEAFFQRAGLADKLRFHIGEALGVAEGLEGPYDIVFNDIDKEDYPASIAVARRLLRPGGLFVTDNALWHGKVVDEDFDPATAGVLAFNQALAESTDFETVVLPLRDGLSVAVKL, encoded by the coding sequence ATGTTGCCTATCGTCCACCCGAAATTGGAACAGTACCTCGAAAGCGTCAGCGCGCCGCGCGACGCGGTTCTCACCGAGATGGAAGCGATCGCCGCGGAGCGCGACTTCCCTATCATCGGCCCCGACGTGGGTCGCTTCTTATTTGCCGTCACTCGATTTGCCGGGGCAAAACGCGTGCTGGAATTGGGCTCCGGTTACGGATATAGCGCCTACTGGTTCGCGCTGGCGATGCCTGCCGGGGGTGTTGTGGAGTGCATCGACACCGAACCTGAGAACCGGGCACATGCGGAGGCGTTTTTTCAGCGCGCCGGTTTGGCCGACAAGCTTCGCTTTCACATCGGCGAAGCGCTAGGCGTGGCGGAGGGGCTGGAAGGTCCCTACGACATCGTATTTAACGACATTGACAAGGAGGACTACCCGGCTTCGATCGCCGTAGCCAGAAGATTGCTGCGCCCCGGCGGTCTTTTCGTCACCGACAACGCGCTTTGGCACGGCAAGGTTGTCGACGAGGACTTCGACCCGGCCACCGCGGGGGTTTTGGCGTTCAACCAGGCGCTCGCGGAGAGTACGGATTTTGAAACCGTGGTACTGCCGTTGCGGGACGGTCTTTCTGTCGCTGTGAAGTTGTAA
- a CDS encoding Ni/Fe hydrogenase subunit alpha: MEVTKGTKRVIIEPVTRVEGHGKVSIYLDENNKVKQARLHIVEFRGFERFVQGRPYWEVPVLVQRLCGICPVSHHLAAAKAMDIIVGGEKLTPTAEKMRRLMHYGQMFQSHALHFFHLASPDLLFGFDADPAIRNVIGIIAKHPDLAVQAVMMRKYGQEVILRTAGKKIHGTGAIPGGINKNLSIQERDELLADLDQMIEWSRASVKIAKDITLDRIAELAPFGSFDSSHMSLVREDGAMDLYHGVLRAVDKDGKTIIDDVDYQGYLDYIAEEVKSWSYMKFPFIKSIGPEDGWYRVGPLARLNTATFIDTPEAEAARQEYVAALGRTCNVTMAYHWARMIELLHSIEMIKELLHDEDLQGTDLVVKGERRSEAVGLLEAPRGTLFHHYKVNEDDQVVMANLIVSTTNNNEPMNRAVQKVVADHIDGVPEITEGMLNSVEVAIRAYDPCLSCATHAMGQMPLEVKMFDVDGNLVDHKFKE; the protein is encoded by the coding sequence ATGGAAGTAACCAAGGGAACCAAACGCGTGATTATCGAGCCGGTAACTCGCGTGGAAGGCCACGGCAAGGTTTCGATCTATCTCGATGAGAATAACAAGGTCAAACAGGCCCGCCTCCACATCGTCGAGTTCCGCGGCTTCGAACGCTTTGTTCAGGGTCGCCCCTACTGGGAAGTGCCCGTGCTGGTGCAGCGTCTTTGCGGCATCTGCCCGGTCAGCCACCACTTGGCGGCGGCCAAGGCGATGGACATCATCGTCGGCGGCGAGAAACTGACCCCGACGGCCGAGAAAATGCGTCGCTTGATGCATTACGGCCAGATGTTCCAGTCGCACGCGCTACACTTTTTCCACCTGGCTTCGCCGGATCTGCTCTTCGGCTTCGATGCCGACCCCGCGATCCGCAACGTCATCGGCATCATCGCCAAGCACCCGGATCTCGCGGTGCAGGCGGTCATGATGCGAAAATACGGCCAGGAAGTTATCCTGCGCACGGCCGGCAAGAAAATCCACGGTACCGGCGCCATTCCGGGCGGGATTAACAAGAATCTGTCGATCCAAGAGCGCGACGAGTTGCTCGCCGACCTCGATCAGATGATCGAATGGTCGCGGGCCTCGGTGAAGATCGCCAAGGACATTACGTTAGATCGCATCGCCGAGCTGGCGCCCTTCGGCAGCTTCGATTCCAGCCACATGTCTTTGGTGCGCGAAGACGGAGCCATGGACCTGTACCACGGCGTGCTTCGCGCGGTCGACAAAGACGGCAAGACGATCATCGACGACGTGGATTACCAGGGCTACCTCGACTACATCGCCGAGGAAGTGAAGTCGTGGTCGTACATGAAGTTCCCGTTCATCAAGAGCATCGGCCCCGAAGACGGTTGGTACCGCGTCGGGCCGTTGGCGCGCTTGAACACGGCGACGTTCATCGACACGCCCGAAGCGGAAGCGGCACGTCAGGAATACGTGGCCGCGTTGGGCCGGACCTGCAACGTGACGATGGCCTATCACTGGGCGCGGATGATCGAGTTGCTGCACTCCATCGAGATGATCAAGGAGCTGTTGCATGACGAGGATCTGCAGGGCACCGACCTGGTCGTCAAGGGTGAGCGGCGTTCGGAAGCCGTCGGCCTGCTCGAGGCGCCGCGCGGCACGCTCTTCCACCACTACAAGGTCAACGAAGACGACCAAGTAGTGATGGCCAATCTCATCGTCTCGACGACGAACAACAACGAGCCGATGAACCGCGCTGTGCAGAAGGTTGTCGCGGACCACATCGACGGCGTGCCGGAGATCACCGAAGGCATGCTCAACAGTGTCGAGGTCGCGATTCGCGCCTACGACCCGTGCTTGTCTTGCGCAACGCACGCGATGGGCCAGATGCCGCTGGAAGTCAAAATGTTTGACGTCGACGGGAATCTCGTCGATCACAAGTTCAAAGAGTGA
- the hypE gene encoding hydrogenase expression/formation protein HypE — protein MTDTVRLAHGFGGKLTQDLLDELIIPALTGKPGHAVTLDAAVLTDLTPPVVVSTDSFTITPRFFPGGDIGKLAVVGTINDVAMMGATPRYLSLGLIIEEGLPLDELRRVMESIGRVCRECGVQVVTGDTKVIEKGAVDGLFINTTGFGPRTFGPVGPEFIREGDAILISGTIGDHGAAILNVRENLGFAGQLISDCAPLHELVAQAAEIAGEHLHALRDPTRGGVSATLNEFAQDTGLQFVLEEEKLPVRPAVAAFIETLGLDPLPLANEGKALLFVAPEAVDQTLEVLRRHPTGAEAAVIGRVEAAKRRGRVVMETSIGTRRVVEMPLEAGLPRIC, from the coding sequence ATGACTGACACCGTCCGCCTGGCTCATGGCTTCGGCGGCAAGTTGACCCAAGATCTTCTCGACGAATTGATTATCCCGGCGCTGACCGGTAAGCCGGGGCACGCCGTCACGCTCGATGCGGCGGTGTTGACGGACCTCACGCCGCCCGTGGTGGTGTCCACGGACAGCTTTACGATCACGCCGCGTTTTTTTCCCGGTGGGGATATCGGCAAGCTGGCCGTCGTCGGGACGATCAACGACGTTGCCATGATGGGCGCGACGCCGCGCTATCTGTCGCTTGGTTTGATCATCGAAGAAGGCCTGCCGCTGGATGAATTGCGGCGTGTCATGGAATCGATCGGGCGCGTCTGCCGCGAATGCGGCGTGCAAGTCGTGACCGGCGATACGAAGGTGATCGAAAAAGGCGCGGTGGACGGTCTGTTCATCAATACGACGGGTTTCGGCCCGCGTACCTTCGGCCCCGTCGGCCCCGAATTCATTCGCGAGGGTGACGCCATACTCATCAGCGGGACGATTGGTGACCACGGCGCGGCCATTCTCAACGTGCGGGAGAATCTCGGCTTTGCCGGTCAGCTCATCAGTGATTGCGCGCCGCTGCACGAGTTGGTCGCCCAGGCCGCGGAAATCGCCGGCGAGCACTTGCACGCTTTGCGCGATCCCACCCGGGGCGGCGTGTCGGCCACGCTCAACGAATTCGCGCAAGACACCGGTCTGCAATTCGTGCTGGAGGAAGAAAAACTACCCGTGCGGCCCGCGGTTGCGGCGTTTATCGAAACCCTGGGCCTAGACCCACTGCCGCTGGCGAACGAAGGCAAGGCCTTGCTCTTTGTGGCGCCCGAAGCCGTGGATCAGACGTTGGAAGTGCTGCGGCGGCATCCGACCGGCGCCGAAGCCGCGGTGATCGGCCGCGTGGAAGCCGCGAAGCGGCGCGGTCGTGTTGTGATGGAAACGAGTATTGGCACGCGGCGGGTCGTGGAGATGCCGCTCGAGGCCGGTTTGCCGAGGATTTGCTGA